CCTCGCCAAGACGATCGACCTCGACCACATAGGGCGTGACCCTGCTCTGGAGTGACTGCCAGATGAGTGCGGCAGACATGGCGCAGGTGAGCGTCAACGTTCCGAACGCCATTAGCCGCCAGTTTCGGGCCTGAACCCGGGCCGAGCCGATCCGCTCGTCCCACAGCTGACTGGCACGTTGGTAGGGCGTTTCGGGCTGGGGTGTCCGTCCGTAGCGCTGGACGGCGCGCTTGAAGATCATCAGTCGTCCCTTTCCTTGATGTCGGGGTGAGCGGAGGCACCGCCACGATCGCCCTGTTGAATCGAGTGCAGTGCGATCTGACGGTGATGACGAGCGTTTTGCTGCGCGCGCATCGATTGAGCCCATTCGGGCGCTCCTTCGCCGACAGTCGTTGAGGAGGCAGGCTCACCTGCGCCGGACCGATTGAGCGCGTTCCAGGCAGCCGTGCGGCCGCTCGATGCGGCTTCGCCAAGCCCGAGCGCGCTCGACGCGCGATCGCGGGCGGCGTTACCTGCGGCGCGGGCGACGCCGCCAAGGCCGGCAGCCATGGTCGGCGACGGGGCGGTGTCCTTGCCGAGCGTGTAAGCGGTCGATGCAGCCGATCCCATTGATGTCCCGGCGCGGACCGCGCTGAGCGCACCGCCCCCGATCGCGCTGGCCGCGCCCATCGTCGCACCGCCGGCAAGCATGGTGACGCCCGCCGCGCCGGCGGCCGTACCGAGCGCAGCGCCTGCACCCAGCTGCGGCGCGCCCGCTACCAAACCGGAGGCGATGCCGGGACCGAAGATACCGAGGCCGAACAGCGAAAGCGCGCCGAGCGCGAGGCTCATCGCGGCACCGAGATCGGGCTCTTGTCCCTGCATCGAGGTGGTAAACTCGGCGAAAAAGTTCGAACCGATGCCGACGATGACCGCGAGCACCATCACCTTGATGCCCGAGCTGACCACATTGCCAAGCACGCGCTCGGCGAGGAAGCTGGTGCGGTTCCACAGCGCGAACGGCACGAGGATGAAGCCGGCGAGGCTCGTCAGCTTGAACTCAATGATGGTCACGAACATCTGCACGGCGAGGATGAAGAAGGCGAGGATGACGATCGCCCAGGCAAACAGCAGGACCATGATCGTCAGGAAGTTCTCGAAGAAGCTGACAAAGCCCATCATGCTCGAGGCCTGCTCGA
The genomic region above belongs to Sphingomonas sp. J315 and contains:
- the trbL gene encoding P-type conjugative transfer protein TrbL, which gives rise to MQDLNVIDRFMQAFIRYIDSGFGLLGNDVGFLTATLIGIDITLAGLFWAMGGDDNVLGRFLKKILYIGAFAFILNSFSTLADIIFKSFAQAGLTAGGGTLSADDLLRPGQVASTGFSAAWPLLEQASSMMGFVSFFENFLTIMVLLFAWAIVILAFFILAVQMFVTIIEFKLTSLAGFILVPFALWNRTSFLAERVLGNVVSSGIKVMVLAVIVGIGSNFFAEFTTSMQGQEPDLGAAMSLALGALSLFGLGIFGPGIASGLVAGAPQLGAGAALGTAAGAAGVTMLAGGATMGAASAIGGGALSAVRAGTSMGSAASTAYTLGKDTAPSPTMAAGLGGVARAAGNAARDRASSALGLGEAASSGRTAAWNALNRSGAGEPASSTTVGEGAPEWAQSMRAQQNARHHRQIALHSIQQGDRGGASAHPDIKERDD